In a single window of the Gossypium hirsutum isolate 1008001.06 chromosome D02, Gossypium_hirsutum_v2.1, whole genome shotgun sequence genome:
- the LOC107934471 gene encoding UDP-glycosyltransferase 75C1, translating to MSQPHFLLVASPAQGHINPTLQFAKHLIRVGVRVTFITCISARSRMTKVPTAQGLTFLPFSDGYDDGFQLRDDIDHYLSELRRRGKEAISEFLTSSENEGKPVTCIVYSLFNHWATEVARKHHIPTTLLWIQPATVFDIYYFYFNGYESTIKAQADETNPKRSIKLPGLPLLATRDLPSFVTASNVYRWGPSLIQEQMDILADESNPKILVNTFDALEQEALNAIENFNMIGIGPLIPSSFLNSSDSLDNSLRTDLFQPDSKDYLQWLDSKPKSAVVYVSFGSITVLTKQQVEEIARALISSRRPFLWVVRNRKDGGEEEKEEDKLTCREELEQVGMVVPWCSQVEVLSHPSLGCFVTHCGWNSTLESMVAGVPVVAFPQWTDQGTNAKLIEDVWGNGVRVSANEEGMLERDEIVRCLDLVMGDDEKGMEVKKNVEKWKGLAREASMEGGSMDMKLKAFVDDVAQGGCN from the coding sequence ATGTCACAGCCTCATTTCCTCCTAGTGGCCTCCCCTGCACAAGGCCACATAAACCCAACCTTACAATTTGCCAAGCATCTTATACGTGTTGGCGTACGTGTAACTTTCATCACCTGCATCTCCGCTCGCAGCCGCATGACCAAAGTCCCCACTGCTCAAGGCCTAACGTTTTTACCCTTTTCCGATGGCTACGACGACGGTTTTCAACTCCGCGATGACATCGACCATTACCTATCTGAATTGAGGCGACGAGGCAAAGAAGCTATCTCCGAGTTTTTAACAAGCAGTGAAAACGAAGGCAAACCCGTCACTTGCATTGTCTACAGCCTGTTCAACCATTGGGCCACGGAGGTGGCGCGTAAACATCACATCCCGACAACTTTACTTTGGATTCAACCCGCCACCGTTTTTGACATCTATTATTTTTACTTCAACGGATACGAATCCACCATTAAAGCTCAAGCTGATGAAACAAACCCCAAGCGTTCAATAAAATTACCAGGTCTGCCGCTACTCGCTACCCGCGACCTTCCGTCGTTCGTAACCGCTTCAAACGTTTACCGTTGGGGACCGTCGTTGATCCAAGAACAAATGGACATCCTCGCTGATGAATCCAACCCCAAAATCCTTGTTAACACCTTCGATGCTTTGGAACAAGAAGCATTAAACGCCATTGAAAATTTCAACATGATCGGCATCGGACCTTTAATCCCATCTTCTTTCTTGAACTCAAGTGACTCCTTGGATAATTCCTTGAGAACCGATCTTTTTCAACCCGATTCAAAAGATTACCTCCAATGGTTAGACTCCAAACCAAAATCGGCTGTCGTTTACGTTTCCTTCGGGAGCATTACGGTGTTAACGAAGCAACAAGTGGAGGAAATCGCTCGAGCTTTAATATCCAGCCGGCGACCTTTTTTATGGGTGGTGAGGAACCGGAAAGATGGAGGcgaagaagagaaagaagaagataaaCTGACTTGCAGGGAAGAATTGGAACAGGTTGGGATGGTGGTTCCATGGTGTTCGCAAGTGGAAGTATTGTCTCATCCGTCGTTGGGTTGCTTCGTGACGCATTGTGGGTGGAACTCGACGTTGGAGAGCATGGTGGCCGGTGTACCGGTGGTGGCTTTCCCTCAATGGACGGATCAAGGGACTAATGCGAAGCTGATTGAAGATGTGTGGGGGAATGGAGTGAGAGTGAGTGCTAATGAAGAAGGGATGCTGGAACGTGATGAGATCGTTAGGTGCTTGGATTTGGTGATGGGGGATGATGAGAAAGGGATGGAAGTGAAGAAAAATGTAGAGAAATGGAAAGGGTTAGCCAGGGAAGCCTCCATGGAAGGCGGCTCCATGGATATGAAGCTTAAAGCTTTTGTGGATGATGTTGCTCAAGGTGGTTGtaactaa
- the LOC107934472 gene encoding UDP-glycosyltransferase 75C1: MSQPHFLLVTIPAQGHINPTLQFAKHLIRIGVRVTFITCISARHRMTKVPTAQGLTFLPFSDGYDDGFQPGDDVDRYLSELRRRGKEAISEFITSGENEGKPVTCIVYTLFIHWATEVARKHHIPTALLWIQPATVFDIYYFYFNGYESTIKAQADETNPKRSIKLPGLPLLATSDLPSFVTASNVYRWGPSLIQEQMDVLADEYNPKILVNTFDALEHETLNAIENFNMVGIGPLIPSSFLNSNDSLDNSLRTDLFQSDSKDYFQWLDSKPKSAVVYVSFGSIAVLTKQQVEEIARALISSRQPFLWVVRNRKDGGEEEDKLTCREELEQFGRVVPWCSQVEVLSHPSLGCFVTHCGWNSTLESMVAGVPVVAFPQWTDQWTNAKLIEDVWGNGVRVSANEEGMVECDEIVRCLDLVMGDDEKGMEVKKNVEKWKGLAREASMEGGSMDMKLKAFVDDVAQAGCK; encoded by the coding sequence ATGTCACAGCCTCATTTCCTCCTAGTGACCATCCCTGCACAAGGCCACATAAACCCAACCTTACAATTTGCCAAGCATCTTATACGTATTGGCGTACGTGTAACTTTCATCACCTGCATCTCCGCTCGCCACCGCATGACCAAAGTCCCCACTGCTCAAGGCCTAACGTTTCTACCCTTTTCCGATGGCTACGATGACGGTTTTCAACCCGGCGATGACGTGGACCGTTACCTATCTGAATTGAGGCGACGAGGCAAAGAAGCCATCTCCGAGTTTATAACAAGCGGTGAAAACGAAGGCAAACCCGTCACTTGCATTGTCTACACCCTGTTCATCCATTGGGCCACGGAGGTGGCGCGTAAACATCACATCCCGACAGCTTTACTTTGGATTCAACCCGCCACCGTTTTTGACATCTATTATTTTTACTTCAACGGATACGAATCCACCATTAAAGCTCAAGCTGATGAAACAAACCCCAAGCGTTCAATAAAATTACCAGGTCTGCCGCTACTCGCCACTAGCGACCTTCCGTCGTTCGTCACCGCTTCAAACGTTTACCGTTGGGGACCGTCGTTGATCCAAGAACAAATGGACGTCCTCGCCGATGAATACAACCCTAAAATCCTTGTTAACACATTCGATGCTTTGGAACACGAAACATTAAACGCCAttgaaaatttcaacatggtcggCATCGGACCTTTAATCCCATCTTCTTTCTTGAACTCAAATGACTCCTTGGATAATTCCTTGAGAACCGATCTTTTTCAATCCGATTCAAAAGATTACTTCCAATGGTTAGACTCCAAACCAAAATCGGCTGTCGTTTACGTTTCCTTCGGGAGCATTGCGGTGTTAACGAAGCAACAAGTGGAGGAAATCGCTCGAGCTTTAATATCCAGCCGGCAACCGTTTTTATGGGTGGTGAGGAACCGGAAAGATGGAGGCGAAGAAGAAGATAAACTGACTTGCAGGGAAGAATTGGAACAGTTTGGGAGGGTGGTTCCATGGTGTTCGCAAGTGGAAGTATTGTCTCATCCGTCGTTGGGTTGCTTCGTGACGCATTGTGGGTGGAACTCGACGTTGGAGAGCATGGTGGCCGGTGTACCGGTGGTGGCTTTCCCTCAATGGACGGATCAATGGACTAATGCGAAGCTGATTGAAGATGTGTGGGGGAATGGGGTGAGAGTGAGTGCTAATGAAGAAGGGATGGTGGAATGTGATGAGATCGTTAGGTGCTTGGATTTGGTGATGGGGGATGATGAGAAAGGGATGGAAGTGAAGAAAAATGTAGAGAAATGGAAAGGGTTAGCCAGGGAAGCCTCCATGGAAGGCGGCTCCATGGATATGAAGCTTAAAGCTTTTGTGGATGATGTTGCTCAAGCTGGTTGCaagtaa